Within Nitrospiria bacterium, the genomic segment GGGGTGGGGCTGCCACGAATAACGGTAATCTCCATCGACCTGGGTATGTCCCACCGGAGGGCAAAAAAAGGTTCCGTTTTTGGCCCGAACCGTCAACAGGGTAATCTCATAATCAAATGAAATAAAAGCCTCTAAAATGACCTTTTGTTTCTTCCCTCATCCCGCATCCATAGCATAATTCCATGCGTTCAGAAAATCCCCCGAAGTTCTGATCACAGACTGGCCCTTTCCGGAAGAAGACATCACTGGTTTCATCACACAGGGAAAACCTAAATCCTTCCCGGCTTTCTCCAAGTCTTCAGGATCCTCAATGAACCGGTACCGGCTGGTTGGAATTCTTAATTCTTCTGCAGCGAGCCGCCGTATCCCTTCCCGGTCCATGGTTAAACGAGTTGCCCGTGCGGTAGGAATCACTGTATAGGAATTTTCGATTTTAAGAAGAACATCCGTTGCGATGGCTTCAATTTCTGGAACGATCAGGGTGGGGTTTTCTTTCCTAATGACCAACTCTAGTTGCTGTGGATCCAGCATGTTAATTACATGAGAACGGTGAGCAACCTGCATGGCAGGAGCGTTGGGATATCGGTCAACAGCAATCACTTCTACCCCAAGTCGCTGCGCTTCGAGGGCCACTTCCTTCCCAAGCTCGCCGGAGCCCAACAACATCAGTCGAACGGAAAGGTCAGAACAGGGAGTTCTCAAAATCATCTCTTTGTCCCATTTTGAAGGGCAGACCTAAAGAAAAGAACCACAGACTAACCCTCCTCCAACGCTCTTTGCAGTTAGGCCTCCACACACCGGAACCCCGCATAGACATAAGGATAGGTTTCCCGAAACCAATTACGGAATGACCTCCGCATCAATCGGGATTCAGTTTGCCAGGAAGCCCCTTTCAACACAAAATGAACATCATCAAAAAACCGGGATGAATAACGGGGATAAAAAGAAAAGGGTTTAAACCCTTCAAAGGGTCGAAATGGAGTGGAAGTCCATTCCCAACCATTTCCCAGAAGCTGGGAAACATTAAAAGCACTATCCAGCTCCGGGGTGGCCGAAACGGGAACGGGGTCCCAACGCCGAAAGTCAATTTCTCCAATTCCCATATCGGAAGGAGGTTTAGTTCCCCACGGATAAGGCCGCTCCCGCCCATCAGGGGTTCCATAAGCCGCCCGATGATATTGTGCCTCAGTCGGTAAATATTTTCTTACCCATTGTGCATAGGCGGTTGCTTCCTGATGGGTAACATAAACCGGCCAGTCTAAGGGAAGGGGAACCTCCCCAAACACGGTACGGCAAAACCACTTTCCTTTGCGATCAACCCAAAAAAGAGGAGGGTTTACTCCTTCCTTGACAAACTCCAAGAACTGGCCATTGGTCACTTTATACTTTTCTATTGCAAAGGGGGGAACCATGACTTGGTGCTCACCAAATTCATTATCCCACCCGAAGCCATTTCCTGGGTTTTTTCCTAAGGTGGCAAACCCACCAGGGATGTGGATCATAGAATGATTGGCGGAAAACCCCTCCAACTTTTTAGGTAAATAGGACAGGGTTTTTTGGTCATTGGACAAATGATGGAGAATATAGGTTAAGGTTTCAAAATGCATCAACCGGTGCTCAAGGGCTACCTGTAGTTTCACCTCTGAGATATCTTTAATATTCTCATCAATAATCCGGCGAACCTCTTTATTGTATTGGCGGACCTCAGGAACAGATGGCCATTCCGATGACCGATCTTGAGGAAGCTGACCCGGAGGAGGATCAATCCCAAAGGCAAAGAGTTCATCTAATTCCGGCTGTGAGGATTTTAAACCAAGATCTTCATAACAGACCATATTCCAATCAAAGGCTTCCAAATGTCCCAAATAAAAAATAAAACGATGACGTTCTGGAACGGGTCGTTCATAAAAAGAGTCCGGGCAGATTAAAGAAAAAAAACCATCCGTATAGGAACGTGCACTTAAAAAAGATCTTTGAACTTCTTTACGGGTCTCTTTAAAATCCATTAGACAACACCTCAAGGTAAAAAAATAATGATGGTTCCTTCTCCTGGCTGGGGGGCGCTTTTAAAGGTTTTAACGTTACAATGAAGCCAAACAAAATGTCAACCCAAGGCCTTTTTCTATGAGAAAAACCCTCTACCCTGTACCGGTTTTCCTTTAAAAAAAGGACCATTCAAATATTTTCCTCGATTGACATCTCCTCCAAAGGACGGTACGCTTAAACACCATTGAGTGGAAGCCCCTCTCAATCAAGTTCCCCATCCTCCTCAAAACCATTGAACTAGAAAAAAGGATTCAAACCATGCGATTTGAAACAAAAGCCATTCATATCGGGGAAGAACCGAATCTTAAACCGGGGGGGTTCGGCGATGTGGTTGCCCCCATTCATCTTTCATCGACCTACGCACGAAAAGAGGTTGAAAAGCCCACGGGGGGTTATGAATATTCCAGGGCACGGAATCCTACACGGGAGGCTCTTGAAAAAAAATTAGCCAGTCTCGAGAATGCGAAATTCGGTTTAGCCTGTGCATCAGGAATGGCGGCTGAAACCATTGTGGCACTCTCCTTATTAAAATCTGGGGACCATGTTATTGCCTTTGATGACCTTTATGGGGGAACCAAACGGTTATTTAATAAACTCCTGGCAACCCACTTCAACATTTCTTTCAGCTATATTGATCTTAGAAAAATGGAAGCCCTGGCAAAGGCAATTAAAAAGAATACTAAATTAATCTGGATAGAAACCCCCACCAACCCTTTACTAAAACTCTGTGACATTCAATCCATTTCCAAAACCGCCAAAAGGAACAACCTCAGGCTCGTAGTCGACAACACCTTCATGTCTCCTTATTTTCAGCAACCCTTGAAGATGGGAGCTGATATAGTGGTCCATAGCACAACCAAATACCTGAATGGACACAGCGATTCAGTGGGAGGCGCCATTATGAGCTCCCATCCAACCCTCCATGCCCAATTAAAATATATTCAAACCGCAACGGGAGGCATCCTCTCCCCTTTTGACAGTTTTTTGGTCCTCAGGGGAATAAAGACCTTAGCGGTCCGCATGAAAAAACACGAAGATAACGCACTTCAAATTGCAGGTTTCCTGCAAACCCATTCAAAAGTAAAAACGGTCCATTATCCAGGATTACCCATTCACCCCCAGTATGCTTTGGCCCAAAAGCAAATGTCGGGTTTCGGGGGAATGCTTTCCTTTGAGCTAAAAGGAAACTTTCAAAAAGCTAAAAAATTTCTCGAAAATTTAAAAATTTTTTCTTTGGGTGAAAGTTTGGGAGGGGTTGAATCTCTCATCGAACACCCGGGAAAAATGACCCATTCCGCTCTTCCCAGGGAAGAAAAAAGAAAACTAGGGATTTCCGATTCCCTCATCAGAGTTTCGGTAGGAATAGAAGACATTCACGATTTAATTCACGACTTAAATAACGCTTTTCAAAAAGTCTAAAAAACCTTTTTTCCTATTTTCGTGAGGATTTGACATTTTCTTTGAGCTCTTGAATATTTTTATCCATTTCGGTTATTTTTTTAATCATTCCTAATGCCTTTTTATCCTCTAGGTCCAAAGATTTAGAATGACGCCGCATCAAAAAATAGACCCTTCCCCCCAATTCAGCAAAAGATTTCTGTAGTTTCATCTGGTTCAAATATACCTGGGACTGAAACCCCGCCTGTTTACCCAGAGAAATGGTTTTCTCTGCGGCTTTCTCAGTCCCTTTTTCAATCACTTTCATAGCCGCCTGTAGTTCTTTTTTGGTTTTCCCCCAAACGGAATCGAGATCATCCAGTTTCCTTTTTCCTGTTTGAAGCAGCTCTTTCGCCTTCTTTTTCATATCCCAATGCTCTGGCTCAGACGGTTTTTCCTCTTTTTTCATTCCACCCTCCTCAGCATAATAGCTGTAAAATGTTCGTCAAACGATGATACTCAATTCCCTTTTAAAAGCATCTCGCCCAATTCCTGCAATCGGTTGAAATAATCCCTTCCCTCCCCTTCCAATTCCGGAAGAAGGGTATCTAATTCACTCACGCAATTTTTTAGGATTTCAATACGATGGGAATGCAATTTTGTGTCGGCTAAAAAATCTCGAACGCACCCTGTAATCACCGAATCTAAGGTCATCAGCTCGCCCTCATGAGGCCCTGTTCCACCCGGCCAGGGGGCCTCACAGTACTTTTCCCAAATAGGTATTAACCTCTCCATAGATAATGTTAAAGTTACACCTACCCCCAAATCTTTGTCAATCAGGGACCTTTCAGTAATATTTTCTCCCCAATCATCGTGTTATCCACCCATCATCTAAGAATTTCAACAATTTTATCCAAGGATCCTTCTTAATGGGACAGTACCTCAATATTTTATAACGTATTGAATTATTTAGTTAAAACTAAACAACCCCTTAATTTATCCAACCTGGTGTATTTCAATGGAATAGAATCCACCTATAAACTGTTTATTAACCATATCTTAGACAAATGAAACACAGGAGCTTTTTGTGAAAGATGAAAACCGTAGGGTGAAATTTGAAGCTCAGGTCATTATTTATCAAAATGATTTAAAAGCCTTTGCCCAAACTTTAGCAGGCAATTGGACTGAATCCAAAGATTTAGTTCAGGATACCCTTTTGAGGGCGTTCGTATTTTTTGATAGGTTTGAACCGGAAACACAATTAAAAGCATGGCTTTTTACCCTGATGAAAAATATTTATATTAGCCAATACCGCAAAAAAATCCGGGAAGCCCTATTCCATTCCACCTTACATTGGAGCACAACACCTCAAACCCCAGAGGCAATGATCTTGAGGCATGATATCCAGACAGCAATCCAAACTTTGCCCGGCCGTTTTCGCACTTTGATCATTCTTAAAGACCTTAATGGGTATGGGTGTAGAGAAATTGCGCTGATGTTGGATTGTCCAATCGGTTCAGTAATGTCTGGTCTATCCAGAGGACGAAGTCGGTTACGGAATTCTTTAACCTCCTATAGGAAAGAAAAATGAATTGGCTTTCTAATAAGACGTTCGAGCGGAAATTTCTGGAAAGGGAAGAAAAACCTCTCTCACTTTAACAACTCTTCCATCAGAGCCATGGTAACACTGTGGTCTTGAGGGTTCAGGTTTCCAAACTCAATACCCCAGGCTGTCATAGAACCCACGTTCCTTTTCCAGGCCACATTGCCCCATAAAGTCTCCGCAACTGTTTTACCTCCATTACCCTCTAAATACAATGTAATTTCTACCTGTCCCTCAAAATCTTCCTTTGTATAAATAGCCACCCCGCCATAGCTGAAATTAATAATGTAGGCTTCTATCGGTGTACTTTGTGTGGGTGTTTTAAGGGATGCCAGGGCAATGTAGCTGATCCGCTTAAATGTCCTTGGTGTTTTCTTAAGCATTTTTTCATTTCAATACGATTTTGGAAAAAAGTCAAATTTAAAATGAACACCGTTAAGAAGGTAAAAAAACTAAATAATTTTTTACAAGGAATGAATATTGAAATCCTAAAAAAATAAAAATTCCAAATGTTGTGGATCAAGATTTAAGATTCTTTTTAAATTTTTTAAAAAAAAGGGTCTATTTAAATCCTCTCCCTTCTTATTGTCCACAAAATTTGTGGAAAAGACTGTTGAAAACTTCAAAAAAATTGAATAAAACTGACATTTGATCGAGGGGAAAGACCAGATTGCCTAAATTTTAGGCGTTTATTTATCATTAAAAACAATATGTTATTAAATTCTCACTTTTAATTTCCCAATCGAACCTACATGAAACGGAGTTATCCACCTTTTTTTCCACACTGACTTGTTGCATGATAAAAATCAGATACAAGATATTGGGTTTTTTTTAAAAAATTTAAATTTTTGTACATAAAATTACTTATTAAATATTGGCCTAATACGCCATTTTTATTCCCCTCTCCCAAGAGATTCTTAAAACCGATTCCATGGGTTAACTACGACCTTTTTCCTCAAGGTATACCCAAATAAAAAGGAATCAATAAAAACACTACTCTTTGAAAAGATTCCTTTTTAAGCCTTTAAGACCACTATAGCCTATATTAGAACCCTTGTTGACGGCTTAAATTTGAGAGGTATACTTAAAAATTATAAATTAACCATTAGATTATTTTTGTATTAAATTGGATATAAAATGATATATGCCAAGGTTTTGGGAAGACTCGTTAATTCAATTATTTTGAGTATGTTTTTCGCTTCAAGCCTTTATGGTGAACCCCCTCAGGATACCCCCCCGCTTCTTGAGAAGGTTACCCTTGTCACCGCAGAGGAGGCATGGAATTTGATGCAAAAAGGAGTATCAATCTTTGATGTGTGGGTATCTCATGAATATGTGGAAGAACATATCAAGGGTGCAGTTTCCATTCCCTATAAAGAAAAAAGCAAAAAACGAACCAACTATGATCCAAATTTAGACCGGTTTGATCTTTCTAAGCTACCTCATAAAACAACACCCATTATTTTTTACTGCAATGCCGGAAAATGCTGGAAAAGCTATAAAGCAAGCAAAGCCGCCGTAGAGGCTGGATACACCAACGTCTATTGGCTTCGAGGCGGAATTCCCCAGTGGAAGAAGAAAAACCTTCCTGTGGAATAGTTCTGGACACTTCTTATCCAAATGAAAGACTTGAGTATTAAAAAACGTTTATATATTGGGGCCATGTTAATGGTTTTTGCCATGTTATTCCTTCTAGGCCTGAATTTATTCAACATGTTGCGGGCATCCTATTCCTTAGAGACGGTTTATGAAGCTCATGTCGTTCCCACCTTTGCCTTGCTTGAGATGGACCGGCAAATTAAGGAAATTAGGTTTAGACTGGCGGAGCATGTGATCAATCAATTGCCTGCAGTGGGAAATAGAAATCAGCTGAAGGAAGCGAGAAAAGAAATTAAACAGGCTTGGGATTTATTTAAAAATAAAAACACCAACCGGAAACTTCAAATTGGAGAAAATGAAAAAACCCTCATTGCCGCTATTGATGAAAATCTTTTTAAAGCGGAGAGCCTATTTGACCGATTGGATGGGATTTATTCCCTGTATGAGCAGGAAGGGGCTTTTTTTCTATTGGAGGATGAGTGGCCTTATGTAATCCATCAGGGGTTGCTAAAACCCATTTCACAACTGCTTCCTATACAACAAGGCAACGTTAAGAATATCTACCAAAAAAATACCGCACAGTGGAATTCCATGGTGATGGTTGCTGTCGTTTTTTCAAGTCTTTTCATAATGGCTTTGACCCTGCTGACCGCCAAGCTGGTTTCGGCCTTTACAGGCCCTTTGGGTATGGCTGTTGAGATCACGGGCCGAATTGCCGAAGGGGAGATGGATACCCCGATACACGTACAATCCCGTGATGAAATTGGGAAGCTGTTGGAATCCTTTTCCCATATGCGGGATCAAGTACGTTCCCGCCAACAACGGTTGGAAACCATCTTGAATACCGCTGCTGAGGGGATCATCACCTTCGACTCCACAGGAATGATCGAGAGTTTTAATCAGGCCTCTGAAAAACTGTTTGGCTACCATCAAAAAGAAGCGCTTGGAAAAGATATCGGTCATCTGATCCTACCCCTGGACAAGTCAAAAAGGGGCGAAGGTGAACTGGGGCACTTTCTGTCTTCTGATCTTCGAAATTCAATCAAAAACGGTGATGAAATTCTCGGAAAGCGCAAAGATAAAACCTTATTCCCCATGGATCTGAAGGTCAGCTCAATGGTGCTTCAAGAAAAGCCCTTATTCACCGTACTCATATCAAATATCACAGAGCGAAAGCAGGCCCTTGAAGCATGGGAGCAGGCTAAAGGGAAATTAGAGGCTCGTGTGGCGGAACGTACCGCGGAAATCTTTAAAACAACCGAAAAATTGATGGCAGAAATCTCGGAACGGAAGCAAGTTGAAAAAGCCTTAGAGGAACAGGCCATCCGTGATCCTCTTACCGGACTGTATAATCGTCGGTTTTACAACACCCGCATCGCCGAGGAAATTTCCCGGGCAAAACGCAATGGAAAAATGATGGCGGTTATGATCTGTGATCTGGACCGTTTTAAGTCGATAAACGAAACCCATGGTCATCATAGAGGGGACGAGGTGTTAACCGCCATCGCCAACATTATTTCAAATTCCATTCGCGGAGCGGATTTAGCCTTTCGATTGGGGGGAGATGAATTCATAGTGGTCTTGCCGGATGGTAGCCGCGATGGATTGCTCGTGGTTGCGGAGCGCATTCAAAAGCGTGTTTCCCAACTCCGGGAAAAAGACCATTCGGAAGTGGGCATGAGCATTGGAGCAGCCCTGTACCCGGAACATGGAAACGATCCCGAGGAGTTGGTTCGTCTCGCTGACCGAGCATTATACATCGCAAAAAAAGGAGGAGACAAGATTCACATCGGGGAAGAAGAATATAGGCTAGATGATCAAACCATTCAAGTGGTGTTTCAACCCGTAGTCGAAGTACGCTTAGACAAGGTCATGGGCTATGAAGCTTTAAGCCGAGACCCTCAAGGGAAGTACAGCATCTTGACCCTTTTCAGAAGGTATCATGCCATTGGTCAACTCCATGAGTTAAAATGCCTTTGCTTTCGTTTGCAGATGAAGGCCGCCCAAGAAGCTGGACTGGAGAGACTGTTTCTCAATGTGGACTTTAATGTATTAAAGGTCCTTGACGTTCCGCCCAAGCCCACCGAGATGGAAGTGGTTTTGGAGATTTCGGAAAGTGAGGCATTGGATGACGTGGAGGATCATCTGAAAGTAGCCCAAAAATGGAGAAACGAGGGGTATAAATTCGCCATGGATGATTTTGGTGCCGGCTTTATTTCCCTGCCTTTTATCGCCCGGTTGGTACCGGATTACATTAAACTGGACCGCGCCACAGTGTTGCAAGCCGTATCATCCGTTAAGTTCAAAGCGGTCTTGAAGGACTTAATCCACGCTTTGAGGAAAACCTCAACGGATGGAATTATTGCGGAGGGGATTGAAACAAAGGAGGAACTTGCAGTGATTAGGGCCATGGGCGTTTATATGGTACAGGGATATCTCTTTGGAAAACCGCAAGTGTTAAAGGAAGCCTCTCCTGCTACTGCTAAAATCGATCAGAATATCTAAGTACTCCACAAAATACCGATTCAAACCAATGGCAGATAATCCATTTCTTGTTTTATGCCTCACTCTTTTTTCTTTGTCCTACCCCCTATGGGGTCGACATCCTCGACTGCTAACCCAGAAGGGGGTTCAATTGATTTTATTTTAGCGCTGGTGCGCCCAGAGGGATTTGAACCCCCGGCCTACAGATTCGTAGTCTGCCGCTCTATCCAGCTGAGCTATGGGCGCGTGTCGGTTTCGGTCGGAATGGCCCCTTTTAATAAAATCCGGTATTGGTCATGCTGAAAAGGGTGAATCGTAGGAAACATAGAAAAAAGCCATCCATCAAAAATAGGTTTTCCATCTTCAAAGATGTTGACATGTACAGCGGGGTTACTCAAATCGTTTGATGCAGAGGTAAAGGTGGATTCCTGTATTTTTAAATCCGGCAAAAAATCCCCTACCTGAACGGTGAGTTTTGAATCGGGAACTACCAATCGCTTATTTAAATTAACAACGAATTCTTTACTCTTATTTTTAACCTTATCATCCACCATCAGTCGGACCGCTTTCCATTTTCCTTGGACCTCTTTTGGAACCACGGTGGGACTATTCCCTTGAAGGGGAGGAACCATCGGCTCCATTCCCTGGGTTAAAGGAGGATGATCAGATGGCAGGGATGGAGTTTGGGAAGGAGGGGACGGTGCCTCGGCTACCCCTTTTTGTTTTTCTTCCTTTGGATTACACCCCATGGTGAAGAAGAAAACCCCCAAAACAATTATCCCAAGGGTTTGATGAAAATTTTTGATGGGATGTGCCATTTTTCTCTTGTGACCTCAAAGAAATTAAATAAAAAATCCATTCTAAACCAAACTGCGAACTATTGTAAATATAAAAGGATTTTTCATCTTGATGCCTCAACCAAAAAGAATTTTCTGTTTTTTCAAATCTTTTCTTCTCTTCCAGGTGAATATCCCATAGCCTACTAATAACAATAGGGTGAGGGTAGATATAGATCCCCCAATTCTAAAGCTGAAAGGGTCATAGATAAATTCAATCCGGTGTTCCCCCTTCTCAAGGAAAATGCTTCTTAAAGCATAATTAGCCTTTAACACTTTTTTCTCTACCCCATTATCAAAAGCCTTCCACCCGGGGAAAAAGATCTCTGATAAGACCAAAAATCCCGGGTGATCCAATTGAACTTTAAGATGAATGCGGTTCGGTTGGTGGGAGGTAATGGTAACCTCTTGGAACTTTCCGGAATGCCTTAACTCCTCAAATGGAATCTCCAAAATGACTGTTTCCTTCGGGTTCAACTGCCTCAGGGCATTCAATATTTGATCCTCCCCGGACACCACTATGGCATTGGGGACCATAAAAGCACGGGGAAAGGCTTTTAGATTTTCATAGATGAAAACCTCCTTTTCCTTCGACCTCTCTTTAGGGGGATAGACAGAATGATGAACCAACAGGAAACCAGAAAGGCTAATCTCATTGCCAGTGATAATAAATCGCGCATTTAAGAGGTCTAAAAGGTGTCTATTTTTAATGGCTTCTAGAGGATAAAGCGGCATATCTGCAATAGAAGGTTTGAAGTCAGGCGCTTCCCAAATGAGGCCGTAGAACCTCGCATAATGATTTAAGATGGCTGATGAATACCCCCCCAAATTCTCAATGTGTGACCTTCCTCCAATATGCTTGAAAAGGTCCCCGGCTTGATCGAGAACCCGAAATTTTCCTTCCATTTGTTCAAGAAAGGTGACTGAGTGGGTCTTTTTAAAATATCGCGCAGGGTCCACGGTTTTAATTAATGGCATTCCATGGAACCACAGGTCAAATAAAATGACCGCAACCAAAACGGGTTTTCCCATGGTTTGGAACCAGAGGGGAAACATCTTGGGTTTTATTTTTTTTAGTAACAACAAAATAGAAACCAGAACCAAAAGATAAAATAAAAACATACTGGGAATATTGATTTTTAAATAAACAAACAAGAAAAACCCCAACCCGCTGATCATAGCAAGGGCAAATAAAAACTTTTTTTGAATGCCCCTTACTTTTTCATCCTTTGGTTCTAAAAGAGACTGGGCCCCGTACCCCGCCAATATCGAAAGGGCAAGGGCAAAAAACCAAAACATTCTCGGGGGAGTTTTAAAAAGACCGAACCCCGGAAAATAATTATGAAACAAAGGATAAAGGGG encodes:
- a CDS encoding SUMF1/EgtB/PvdO family nonheme iron enzyme, with protein sequence MDFKETRKEVQRSFLSARSYTDGFFSLICPDSFYERPVPERHRFIFYLGHLEAFDWNMVCYEDLGLKSSQPELDELFAFGIDPPPGQLPQDRSSEWPSVPEVRQYNKEVRRIIDENIKDISEVKLQVALEHRLMHFETLTYILHHLSNDQKTLSYLPKKLEGFSANHSMIHIPGGFATLGKNPGNGFGWDNEFGEHQVMVPPFAIEKYKVTNGQFLEFVKEGVNPPLFWVDRKGKWFCRTVFGEVPLPLDWPVYVTHQEATAYAQWVRKYLPTEAQYHRAAYGTPDGRERPYPWGTKPPSDMGIGEIDFRRWDPVPVSATPELDSAFNVSQLLGNGWEWTSTPFRPFEGFKPFSFYPRYSSRFFDDVHFVLKGASWQTESRLMRRSFRNWFRETYPYVYAGFRCVEA
- a CDS encoding PLP-dependent aspartate aminotransferase family protein; the protein is MRFETKAIHIGEEPNLKPGGFGDVVAPIHLSSTYARKEVEKPTGGYEYSRARNPTREALEKKLASLENAKFGLACASGMAAETIVALSLLKSGDHVIAFDDLYGGTKRLFNKLLATHFNISFSYIDLRKMEALAKAIKKNTKLIWIETPTNPLLKLCDIQSISKTAKRNNLRLVVDNTFMSPYFQQPLKMGADIVVHSTTKYLNGHSDSVGGAIMSSHPTLHAQLKYIQTATGGILSPFDSFLVLRGIKTLAVRMKKHEDNALQIAGFLQTHSKVKTVHYPGLPIHPQYALAQKQMSGFGGMLSFELKGNFQKAKKFLENLKIFSLGESLGGVESLIEHPGKMTHSALPREEKRKLGISDSLIRVSVGIEDIHDLIHDLNNAFQKV
- a CDS encoding sigma-70 family RNA polymerase sigma factor, whose protein sequence is MKDENRRVKFEAQVIIYQNDLKAFAQTLAGNWTESKDLVQDTLLRAFVFFDRFEPETQLKAWLFTLMKNIYISQYRKKIREALFHSTLHWSTTPQTPEAMILRHDIQTAIQTLPGRFRTLIILKDLNGYGCREIALMLDCPIGSVMSGLSRGRSRLRNSLTSYRKEK
- a CDS encoding PilZ domain-containing protein; translated protein: MLKKTPRTFKRISYIALASLKTPTQSTPIEAYIINFSYGGVAIYTKEDFEGQVEITLYLEGNGGKTVAETLWGNVAWKRNVGSMTAWGIEFGNLNPQDHSVTMALMEELLK
- a CDS encoding rhodanese-like domain-containing protein, whose translation is MIYAKVLGRLVNSIILSMFFASSLYGEPPQDTPPLLEKVTLVTAEEAWNLMQKGVSIFDVWVSHEYVEEHIKGAVSIPYKEKSKKRTNYDPNLDRFDLSKLPHKTTPIIFYCNAGKCWKSYKASKAAVEAGYTNVYWLRGGIPQWKKKNLPVE
- a CDS encoding diguanylate cyclase, which codes for MKDLSIKKRLYIGAMLMVFAMLFLLGLNLFNMLRASYSLETVYEAHVVPTFALLEMDRQIKEIRFRLAEHVINQLPAVGNRNQLKEARKEIKQAWDLFKNKNTNRKLQIGENEKTLIAAIDENLFKAESLFDRLDGIYSLYEQEGAFFLLEDEWPYVIHQGLLKPISQLLPIQQGNVKNIYQKNTAQWNSMVMVAVVFSSLFIMALTLLTAKLVSAFTGPLGMAVEITGRIAEGEMDTPIHVQSRDEIGKLLESFSHMRDQVRSRQQRLETILNTAAEGIITFDSTGMIESFNQASEKLFGYHQKEALGKDIGHLILPLDKSKRGEGELGHFLSSDLRNSIKNGDEILGKRKDKTLFPMDLKVSSMVLQEKPLFTVLISNITERKQALEAWEQAKGKLEARVAERTAEIFKTTEKLMAEISERKQVEKALEEQAIRDPLTGLYNRRFYNTRIAEEISRAKRNGKMMAVMICDLDRFKSINETHGHHRGDEVLTAIANIISNSIRGADLAFRLGGDEFIVVLPDGSRDGLLVVAERIQKRVSQLREKDHSEVGMSIGAALYPEHGNDPEELVRLADRALYIAKKGGDKIHIGEEEYRLDDQTIQVVFQPVVEVRLDKVMGYEALSRDPQGKYSILTLFRRYHAIGQLHELKCLCFRLQMKAAQEAGLERLFLNVDFNVLKVLDVPPKPTEMEVVLEISESEALDDVEDHLKVAQKWRNEGYKFAMDDFGAGFISLPFIARLVPDYIKLDRATVLQAVSSVKFKAVLKDLIHALRKTSTDGIIAEGIETKEELAVIRAMGVYMVQGYLFGKPQVLKEASPATAKIDQNI
- a CDS encoding YfhO family protein, whose product is MKPSNLPSPSENKFRFLGFSFSAHGFYVWSLVLLALIFFWRVLLNPRQMLFGIDTVLNFSFDKFFASEFLKKTGELPLWDPFSFGGRPFLGHGQDTLFYPFQFLFYLFPTDFVFGFSFLFTSLVAGIGLYFLMGAWGLSPFSSFVSALTLMFSLRFVASVFSGHLPHLTQAAWAPFAFLFLELTIQRKSVGYSFLTGLVLGFSFLAGHVQMIFYLSFFLVLYLFFRVFQILYQGLRIQAIQVVSLFFLSGLTALALSAVQLFPMIEGIPYWLRSEGLHFKRSGIHMVPEHLIRLLFPYNLGTPLDYQGDLNMLLETTLYVGVLPLILSIFSICVYRRNPNVLFWAGVSIFSLLFAMGRYTPLYPLFHNYFPGFGLFKTPPRMFWFFALALSILAGYGAQSLLEPKDEKVRGIQKKFLFALAMISGLGFFLFVYLKINIPSMFLFYLLVLVSILLLLKKIKPKMFPLWFQTMGKPVLVAVILFDLWFHGMPLIKTVDPARYFKKTHSVTFLEQMEGKFRVLDQAGDLFKHIGGRSHIENLGGYSSAILNHYARFYGLIWEAPDFKPSIADMPLYPLEAIKNRHLLDLLNARFIITGNEISLSGFLLVHHSVYPPKERSKEKEVFIYENLKAFPRAFMVPNAIVVSGEDQILNALRQLNPKETVILEIPFEELRHSGKFQEVTITSHQPNRIHLKVQLDHPGFLVLSEIFFPGWKAFDNGVEKKVLKANYALRSIFLEKGEHRIEFIYDPFSFRIGGSISTLTLLLLVGYGIFTWKRRKDLKKQKILFG